Genomic segment of Geminocystis herdmanii PCC 6308:
GAAAGTTATTTGATGAAGCTAGAGAAAAAGGGGTGATAATCTTGCCCTGTCGTTTTGAAATAACTCCTCTCGGAGTTGAATATTTAGGGAGTTCGATCCTTAAAAACGTCTTTTTCTCTGTTGTGGATCTCGTTTAACATGAAAACAAGCTAATACAAAAATCATATCATCTTTAATTAAATAAAATAAGCCATAGGGAAATCTTGGTAATAATTTACGGCGAATATTATTATGAATAACGGGATAAGCAAAAGGATTTTTTTGAATCAAAGCTAAATTATTATCTACGATTCGGATAAACTCTGAACCTAATTGATTAACTTGTGATTCATACCACTGATAAGCCTCATCTAAATCCAATTGTGCATCTTCTGAAACTTTTACTTTATAAGTCATTTTTTGATAATTTTTTCCTTAACTATTTCCCAAGATTCACCTTGATTTTCAAGATTTTCATAAAATTCTAAACGTCTATCTAATTCTTCTTTCTGAGCTTGAGTTAAAGGAATTTTCTCAGGATAAATGATAACACTATCCCATATATCTTCTATTAATTTAAGTTTTTCAGCAATAGTTAATGGTAAAATTTGTTCAGATAATAGACTGTTCATAAAGTCAACGGTATGATTCAATAATTTTAGTCTAACTGATTTTTAGCATTTTGTGTCATTTTAATATTAAACAAAATGATTTTTGACTATTCTTGACTAAATAAAGAATAATTTATTCTTTATTATTAACGTTTTGAAGTTCATCAATTTTGGTTATAAAATAGTTTTCTTGATGGCTTAAACTACGAGCAATAGCAAGGGCTTTTTCATAAGATTTGAGAGCAGAAGAATAGTCGTTTTTTTTCTGATAAATTATGCCCATAGAATCATAACTTTTCATTAAACCATAGTGATTATAAGAGAGTTGTTGCAGTTTAATTAACTCTTGATAAATTTCTAAAGCGGAGTCTAATTGTTCATATTCTTGGTAAAGAATACCTAGTTTTTCTAAGGCATCTCCAGCGATCGAGTATTGTTGTAATGACCAAGCTAAAGAGAAGGCTTCTTGATA
This window contains:
- a CDS encoding addiction module protein, encoding MNSLLSEQILPLTIAEKLKLIEDIWDSVIIYPEKIPLTQAQKEELDRRLEFYENLENQGESWEIVKEKIIKK
- a CDS encoding type II toxin-antitoxin system RelE/ParE family toxin, with product MTYKVKVSEDAQLDLDEAYQWYESQVNQLGSEFIRIVDNNLALIQKNPFAYPVIHNNIRRKLLPRFPYGLFYLIKDDMIFVLACFHVKRDPQQRKRRF